A window of the Branchiibius hedensis genome harbors these coding sequences:
- a CDS encoding ROK family protein, whose translation MVREYSPMGGSAKSAEPAPAVIPRTVQRRWEVAGEVLRLMHTVSGVTRSHAVEILGISSASASELFDRLRQYELLTETHAPATGPGRPTTTLGAAPQGPLIGVLDLAGDSWQILVADLAGDVTPLEEGTYADATPARFIPHLARRLAKALSPYADRVLVVSVAVAGTVTGDRLLQFAGEQPQPADLAPLLRGLPPHASLLVGNDATLGGLAEARTGAARGAGSCLHLLLTGGIGGVMVIDGAPVLGASGPRESSGICRSATPRRRARVGLSAAGRDRWRRRSWAPAMRWRSRPPPGRSVGGWARW comes from the coding sequence GTGGTCCGAGAATATTCGCCGATGGGCGGCTCTGCCAAGTCGGCCGAGCCTGCCCCTGCGGTGATTCCTCGCACAGTGCAGCGCCGGTGGGAGGTCGCCGGGGAGGTCCTTCGCCTCATGCACACCGTCTCCGGCGTGACCCGATCGCACGCCGTCGAGATCCTCGGCATCTCCAGTGCCAGTGCCAGCGAACTGTTCGATCGCCTGCGGCAGTACGAGTTGCTGACCGAAACCCATGCTCCTGCAACGGGACCCGGCCGGCCCACCACGACGCTGGGTGCTGCGCCGCAGGGTCCGTTGATCGGCGTACTCGATCTGGCCGGCGACTCCTGGCAGATCCTGGTGGCCGATCTGGCCGGCGACGTCACCCCTCTGGAGGAGGGCACGTACGCCGATGCGACGCCCGCCCGCTTCATCCCGCACCTGGCGCGCCGGCTGGCCAAGGCGCTGTCGCCGTACGCCGATCGCGTCCTGGTCGTGTCCGTTGCCGTGGCGGGCACGGTGACCGGCGACCGCTTGCTGCAGTTCGCGGGGGAGCAACCACAACCAGCGGACCTGGCTCCGCTGCTGCGCGGACTGCCGCCGCACGCGTCGCTCCTGGTGGGTAACGACGCGACGCTGGGAGGTCTGGCCGAAGCCCGCACCGGTGCGGCGCGCGGCGCGGGCAGTTGTTTGCACCTGCTGCTGACCGGAGGCATCGGCGGAGTGATGGTCATCGACGGCGCGCCTGTTCTCGGCGCATCGGGGCCGCGGGAGAGTTCGGGCATCTGCCGTTCGGCGACCCCGCGTCGGCGTGCCCGTGTGGGGCTTTCGGCTGCTGGTCGCGACAGGTGGAGGCGACGGTCCTGGGCTCCGGCGATGCGATGGCGATCGCGACCACCGCCCGGGCGTTCGGTCGGGGGGTGGGCGCGTTGGTGA
- a CDS encoding sugar ABC transporter substrate-binding protein, translating to MTRSTRRTTARRLTTVVAGIAVTGVLLAGCGDDGSNPAAAGSASGGGKTVNLWVMKGTNPDSSGYYTALKSAFKAKTGATVNITEVEWADAHDKLVRSFASGDGPDVSEIGATWNSEFASAGGLADLTSKIASSGLGSDELQALKDSATYDGKQYGVGWYAGTRGIVYRKDIFAKDGIKVPTNWAELEATVKDLKQKEPSMAPMPIAGASQYAAAPFIWGAGGDFATNRNGRWTGHLDSAQSRAGLSFYTGLATKDGSSTTGASTWKETDLLDAFTKGKAAMVIQGNWTPKAAVQADPSLKDKIGAFAIPGKDGGIAPTLVGGSNLAAMATSKNQDLDWQLIELMTTGPLAKQFAEESSFFPSTKSGLKSFADSNDSLTAPFAKAMLEEGRALPSAPQWGAAEGKKIIPQMLQSILTGTSVDEATNTTNQQLTATLNES from the coding sequence ATGACTCGATCCACGCGCCGTACCACCGCCCGCCGTCTGACCACGGTGGTCGCCGGTATCGCGGTGACCGGTGTGCTCCTGGCTGGCTGTGGTGACGACGGGTCGAACCCGGCAGCTGCGGGCAGCGCTTCCGGTGGCGGCAAGACGGTGAACCTGTGGGTCATGAAGGGCACCAACCCCGACTCGTCCGGCTACTACACCGCGTTGAAGAGCGCGTTCAAGGCCAAGACCGGTGCCACGGTCAACATCACCGAGGTCGAGTGGGCCGATGCCCACGACAAACTGGTGCGCTCCTTCGCCAGCGGTGACGGCCCCGACGTGTCGGAGATCGGCGCCACCTGGAACTCCGAATTCGCCTCCGCCGGCGGTCTGGCCGACCTGACCAGCAAGATCGCCTCCTCCGGGTTGGGCAGCGATGAGTTGCAGGCGTTGAAGGACTCAGCCACCTACGACGGCAAGCAGTACGGCGTGGGCTGGTACGCCGGGACCCGCGGAATCGTCTATCGCAAGGACATCTTCGCCAAGGACGGCATCAAGGTTCCGACCAACTGGGCCGAACTGGAAGCCACGGTGAAAGACCTGAAGCAGAAGGAGCCGAGCATGGCTCCCATGCCGATCGCAGGCGCCTCGCAGTACGCCGCCGCACCGTTCATCTGGGGCGCGGGCGGCGACTTCGCCACCAACCGCAACGGCAGGTGGACCGGCCACCTGGACAGTGCGCAATCGAGGGCGGGGCTGTCCTTCTACACCGGCCTGGCCACCAAGGACGGCTCATCTACCACCGGCGCGTCGACCTGGAAGGAGACCGACCTGCTGGACGCCTTCACCAAGGGCAAAGCGGCCATGGTCATCCAGGGCAACTGGACACCCAAGGCGGCGGTTCAGGCCGACCCGAGTCTGAAAGACAAGATCGGCGCCTTCGCGATCCCCGGCAAAGACGGCGGTATTGCTCCGACGTTGGTGGGTGGCTCCAACCTGGCGGCGATGGCCACGAGCAAGAACCAGGACCTCGACTGGCAACTGATCGAGCTCATGACGACCGGCCCCCTCGCGAAGCAGTTCGCTGAAGAGAGCAGCTTCTTTCCCAGCACCAAGTCAGGTCTGAAAAGCTTTGCGGATAGTAACGATTCGCTGACCGCGCCGTTCGCCAAGGCGATGCTGGAAGAGGGCCGTGCACTGCCGAGCGCACCGCAATGGGGCGCAGCCGAGGGCAAGAAGATCATCCCCCAGATGTTGCAGTCGATCCTGACCGGCACCTCCGTCGACGAGGCGACGAACACTACCAACCAGCAGCTGACTGCCACCTTGAACGAGAGTTGA
- a CDS encoding GNAT family N-acetyltransferase produces the protein MSTALRVVDNPDRSRYEGWSGDALIGLADYRSAADGVVAIPHTEVDPSRQGQGIAGAIVQFALDDLREKGFRVIPSCPYVRHWINQHPQYADLVA, from the coding sequence ATGAGTACCGCACTGCGTGTCGTCGACAACCCAGACCGGTCGCGGTATGAGGGGTGGTCCGGCGACGCCCTGATCGGGCTTGCCGACTACCGGTCGGCGGCTGATGGCGTCGTCGCCATCCCGCATACCGAGGTCGACCCCAGCCGTCAGGGCCAGGGGATCGCTGGGGCCATCGTGCAATTCGCGTTGGATGACCTGCGGGAGAAGGGTTTTCGCGTCATCCCGTCCTGTCCGTACGTGCGGCATTGGATCAACCAACACCCGCAGTACGCCGATCTGGTGGCCTGA
- a CDS encoding carbohydrate ABC transporter permease, with amino-acid sequence MRRTTRRPWLLLAAPLLVIAALLLYPIYRVIYLSFHAYGLKEIISGVPRWIGLDNYKQVFSGSPGLPANYLWSIILPNTVVFAVITVVGTVVLGTLVALLLRALGPKWRSVIIGAMLIAWALPAVTGTYIWRWIFDPDAGIVRQALQGVGLLGPEGYNWFLDRLSFYAIAALNVIHHGYPFVALTIYAGLLTVPDDLYEAAALDGASAWKRFTSITLPILRPVFAVVTILSTIWNFKVFAQIYLMPGGDGSNPDVLNMGVWSYITGINQTNYGLGSAIAVLLTLVLLAITLVYLRLLFREDDLQ; translated from the coding sequence ATGCGCCGTACCACTCGTCGTCCGTGGCTGTTGCTGGCCGCGCCCCTGCTGGTCATCGCGGCCCTCCTGCTCTATCCGATCTATCGGGTCATCTACCTGTCGTTCCACGCCTACGGGCTGAAGGAGATCATTTCGGGCGTCCCGCGGTGGATCGGCCTGGACAACTACAAGCAGGTGTTCTCCGGCTCCCCCGGGCTGCCGGCGAACTACCTGTGGAGCATCATCCTGCCCAACACCGTCGTCTTCGCGGTGATCACCGTCGTGGGGACGGTGGTGTTGGGCACGCTCGTTGCGCTGCTGCTGCGTGCCCTCGGTCCGAAGTGGCGCAGCGTGATCATCGGCGCGATGCTCATCGCGTGGGCGCTGCCTGCCGTGACGGGCACCTACATCTGGCGATGGATCTTCGACCCCGACGCCGGCATCGTGCGCCAAGCGCTGCAAGGTGTGGGGCTGCTGGGTCCAGAAGGTTACAACTGGTTCCTCGACCGGCTCAGCTTCTATGCGATCGCCGCCCTCAACGTGATCCACCACGGCTATCCATTTGTGGCGCTGACCATCTACGCAGGTCTGCTCACCGTGCCCGACGACCTCTACGAGGCAGCGGCATTGGACGGCGCCAGCGCCTGGAAACGCTTCACCAGCATCACCTTGCCGATCCTGCGCCCGGTCTTCGCTGTCGTCACGATCCTGTCGACGATCTGGAACTTCAAGGTGTTCGCGCAGATCTACTTGATGCCCGGCGGTGACGGCAGCAACCCCGACGTCCTCAACATGGGCGTCTGGTCCTACATCACGGGTATCAACCAGACCAACTACGGGCTGGGCTCGGCGATCGCCGTCCTCCTCACCCTGGTGCTCTTGGCCATCACTCTGGTCTATCTGCGACTGCTCTTCCGGGAGGACGACCTGCAATGA
- a CDS encoding glycoside hydrolase family 3 protein — MSDLRRLALSVLMPGFDGRTAPDWLKSAIDDGLGSVCYFGHNISPEPADTRALSDDLHARGVGLIAVDEEGGTVSRLGTHHGSPHLGAAALGAIDDLAVTTAVASAIGRDVHALGIDLDFAPVADVDNNPLNPVIGIRSFGADPARVGEQIAAYVRGLQSQGVAGCAKHFPGHGDTAVDSHLGLPRIDHDRARLDTVELVPFRAAVDAGVQAIMTAHIVFAAVDPDQPATTSPAALSLLRDDLGFEGVIVTDALDMRAIRDGMGMGEGCVRALAAGADVIALGNAVFNGGPAGPEGILQEAVSAVTTALESGRLALEQLHHAARRLQALRDWAAGPHQPLPAASAEQERAWAAASLTARGALRSASLRILDARRARNIAAGALNDVLLDEVARRLPGSVVIRAFARDQSPEGHGDDAAPDSVLPASPEVDLVLTGTLGVDPVQDDTVRAALLANPEAILVCAAGDDRLPWSNAWPRVVRTHGHSIPTAAALADLLAASAT, encoded by the coding sequence GTGAGCGACCTGCGTCGGCTCGCCCTCTCGGTGCTGATGCCCGGATTCGACGGCCGCACCGCTCCTGACTGGCTCAAGAGTGCCATCGACGACGGGTTGGGCAGCGTCTGCTACTTCGGGCACAACATCAGCCCCGAACCCGCTGACACCCGGGCACTTTCGGACGACCTGCATGCGCGCGGCGTTGGCCTCATCGCGGTCGATGAGGAGGGCGGCACGGTCAGTCGCTTGGGCACGCACCACGGCAGCCCTCACCTGGGCGCGGCAGCCCTGGGCGCCATCGATGACCTCGCGGTCACCACCGCGGTTGCGTCGGCCATCGGCAGGGACGTCCACGCGCTGGGTATCGACCTGGACTTCGCTCCCGTCGCCGACGTCGACAACAACCCGCTGAATCCGGTCATCGGCATCCGGTCTTTCGGCGCAGATCCGGCGCGGGTCGGCGAGCAAATCGCGGCGTACGTCCGAGGGTTGCAATCACAAGGCGTAGCCGGATGTGCGAAGCACTTTCCCGGACACGGCGACACCGCCGTCGACTCCCACCTCGGCCTCCCCCGGATCGACCATGACCGTGCCCGCCTGGACACCGTCGAGCTGGTCCCGTTCCGAGCGGCCGTCGACGCCGGTGTGCAGGCGATCATGACCGCGCACATCGTCTTCGCAGCCGTCGATCCCGATCAGCCAGCGACCACGAGCCCGGCGGCGTTGTCGCTGTTGCGTGACGACCTCGGCTTCGAAGGAGTCATCGTGACGGACGCACTGGACATGCGCGCCATTCGCGACGGGATGGGGATGGGCGAGGGCTGCGTGCGCGCCCTGGCGGCCGGCGCCGACGTGATCGCGCTCGGCAATGCCGTCTTCAACGGCGGCCCCGCAGGCCCGGAGGGCATTCTGCAAGAGGCGGTTTCGGCGGTCACGACTGCCCTGGAGAGCGGCCGGCTAGCCCTGGAGCAACTGCACCACGCGGCCAGACGGCTCCAGGCCTTGCGGGACTGGGCCGCAGGGCCGCATCAGCCGCTGCCAGCGGCGAGCGCAGAGCAGGAACGAGCCTGGGCCGCAGCATCCTTGACCGCACGCGGCGCACTGCGGTCTGCGTCACTACGCATCCTGGACGCGCGCCGTGCGCGCAACATCGCCGCGGGCGCGCTCAACGACGTTCTGCTCGATGAGGTCGCACGCCGACTGCCCGGCTCCGTGGTCATCCGCGCCTTCGCCCGGGATCAGTCGCCAGAGGGCCACGGTGACGATGCGGCACCGGATTCCGTACTGCCGGCCTCCCCCGAAGTCGACCTCGTGCTCACCGGCACCCTCGGCGTGGACCCGGTCCAGGACGACACGGTGCGCGCCGCACTCCTGGCGAACCCGGAGGCGATCCTGGTGTGTGCCGCTGGTGACGACCGACTGCCCTGGTCCAACGCATGGCCACGGGTCGTGCGCACCCACGGGCACAGCATCCCGACCGCTGCCGCGCTGGCCGACCTCCTGGCGGCGTCGGCTACCTAG
- a CDS encoding acyl-CoA dehydrogenase family protein, whose translation MSILNTKLTPTDKAQAYGMRLLTKAGGLDAVKNDALRKRLEKILFAGAKQGFKAQTVAGKAFAKKSGSGAPVRATTTKPRAVFDLNPTEDQAMIAGAAREIADEVLRPAAAQADTERSLPDKVRAQAAEMGLTLVGVPAELGGIAEEASAVTGVLVLEQLARGDMGLAVALMSSAAVAGAIANYGDAAQQATFLPPFTDEKDPATGALAIQEPQPLFDPAKPATTAIRQGDTVVINGSKALVPSADSSDLFIVSALLDGAARLIIVEAGTAGLHYDDNPAMGIRAAKTGQLVLQDVTVPASNVLGTEQDHVDAVRRARLAWAAAAVGTGTAVLDQLKSYTRERKAFGEPIAYRQAVAFTVANIAIEVDGLRLVVLRAAALLDAGKDPSAQIAHARSLAARHLTEVGSNAVQMLGGHGFVKEFDNERWYRDLRATGVLEGTLYV comes from the coding sequence ATGAGCATCCTGAACACCAAACTGACGCCGACCGACAAGGCCCAGGCCTACGGTATGCGGCTGCTCACCAAGGCTGGTGGGTTGGATGCGGTCAAGAACGACGCGCTGCGCAAGCGACTGGAGAAGATCCTGTTCGCCGGCGCCAAGCAGGGCTTCAAGGCGCAGACGGTGGCGGGCAAGGCGTTCGCCAAGAAGTCTGGTTCCGGCGCTCCGGTGCGCGCCACAACGACCAAACCGCGAGCTGTCTTCGATCTGAACCCGACCGAGGACCAGGCGATGATCGCCGGGGCCGCCCGGGAAATCGCCGACGAAGTGCTGCGGCCCGCCGCGGCTCAGGCCGACACGGAGCGGTCGCTGCCGGACAAGGTGCGGGCGCAGGCCGCCGAGATGGGACTGACCTTGGTCGGCGTACCCGCTGAGCTCGGGGGAATCGCCGAGGAAGCCTCGGCCGTCACCGGTGTGCTGGTGCTCGAACAACTGGCCCGGGGCGACATGGGCCTGGCCGTTGCGCTGATGTCCAGTGCCGCAGTTGCGGGCGCGATCGCGAACTACGGTGACGCGGCTCAGCAGGCGACGTTCCTGCCGCCATTCACCGATGAGAAGGACCCCGCCACCGGGGCGCTGGCGATCCAGGAACCGCAGCCGCTCTTCGACCCGGCCAAACCGGCGACGACCGCGATCCGCCAGGGCGACACGGTGGTGATCAACGGCAGCAAGGCGTTGGTGCCCAGTGCCGACAGCAGCGACCTGTTCATCGTGTCCGCATTGCTGGACGGGGCCGCCCGGCTGATCATCGTCGAAGCGGGCACAGCTGGCCTGCACTACGACGACAACCCGGCCATGGGCATTCGGGCGGCCAAGACCGGCCAGCTGGTGTTGCAGGACGTCACCGTCCCCGCGAGCAACGTCCTGGGCACCGAGCAGGACCACGTGGACGCCGTACGTCGAGCCCGCCTGGCCTGGGCGGCGGCGGCGGTCGGCACCGGTACGGCGGTCCTTGACCAGCTGAAGTCCTACACCCGCGAGCGCAAGGCCTTCGGCGAGCCGATCGCCTACCGGCAGGCGGTCGCCTTCACGGTGGCCAACATCGCGATCGAGGTCGATGGGCTGCGGTTGGTTGTGCTGCGGGCCGCCGCGCTACTGGACGCCGGCAAGGACCCCTCCGCCCAGATCGCCCATGCCCGCTCCCTCGCCGCCCGCCACCTGACCGAGGTCGGATCGAATGCGGTGCAGATGCTCGGCGGTCACGGCTTCGTCAAGGAATTCGACAACGAGCGGTGGTATCGCGATCTGCGCGCCACCGGTGTCCTCGAGGGCACGCTCTACGTCTGA
- a CDS encoding sugar ABC transporter substrate-binding protein: MTHQLRTTTRRTRTALSAVGMIAVAGLFLAGCGDDGSSTGSTGAASGGSGGGKSVSLWVMKGTNPDASGYYNALKSEFKTKTGATLNIQEVEWADAHDKLVRSFASGDGPDVSEIGTTWTPEFASAGGLADLTSKIASSGKGNDLLQALKDSATYDGKQYGVGWYAGTRGVVYRKDVFAKDGIKVPTNWAELEDTVKTLKQKEPSMAPMPIAGASSYAAAPFIWGAGGDFGTESGGKWTGALDSDKSKAGLSFYTGLATKDGSSTTGASTWKETDLLDAFTKGKAAMVIQGNWTPKAAVQADPSLKDKIGAFAVPGKDGGIAPTFLGGSNLAVMAKSKNQDLDWQLIDLMTSDKLAKQWADETGFFPSTQSALKPYANSTDPLVAPFAKAMLEAGRNVPNAPQWGKVEGNKTITQMLQSILTGTSVDDATSKASEAITATLNAN; the protein is encoded by the coding sequence ATGACACATCAGCTTCGCACCACCACCCGCCGGACGCGGACGGCGCTCAGCGCCGTCGGCATGATCGCGGTGGCCGGCCTGTTCCTGGCCGGCTGCGGTGACGACGGCTCGAGCACGGGATCCACCGGCGCAGCCAGCGGCGGCTCCGGTGGCGGCAAATCCGTCAGCCTCTGGGTGATGAAGGGCACCAACCCGGACGCCTCTGGCTACTACAACGCGCTCAAGAGCGAATTCAAAACCAAGACCGGTGCGACGCTGAACATCCAGGAAGTCGAATGGGCGGACGCACACGACAAGCTGGTGCGTTCCTTCGCCAGTGGTGACGGCCCGGACGTGTCGGAGATCGGCACGACGTGGACTCCGGAGTTCGCGTCCGCCGGCGGTCTGGCCGACCTGACCAGCAAGATCGCCTCCTCCGGCAAGGGCAACGACCTGCTGCAGGCGCTGAAGGACTCGGCGACGTACGACGGTAAGCAGTACGGCGTGGGCTGGTACGCCGGCACCCGCGGCGTGGTCTACCGCAAGGACGTCTTCGCCAAGGACGGCATCAAGGTCCCGACCAACTGGGCCGAGCTGGAGGACACCGTCAAAACGTTGAAGCAGAAGGAGCCGAGCATGGCTCCCATGCCGATCGCGGGTGCCTCGTCGTACGCCGCTGCGCCGTTCATCTGGGGCGCTGGCGGTGACTTCGGCACTGAGAGCGGAGGCAAGTGGACCGGGGCTCTCGACAGCGACAAGTCCAAAGCCGGTCTGTCCTTCTACACCGGCCTGGCCACCAAGGACGGCTCGTCCACGACCGGCGCGTCGACCTGGAAGGAGACCGACCTGCTCGATGCGTTCACCAAGGGCAAGGCCGCCATGGTCATCCAGGGCAACTGGACACCCAAGGCGGCGGTTCAGGCCGACCCGAGCCTGAAAGACAAGATCGGTGCGTTCGCCGTGCCGGGCAAGGATGGTGGCATCGCTCCGACCTTCCTGGGTGGCTCGAACCTGGCCGTGATGGCCAAGAGCAAGAACCAGGACCTCGACTGGCAGCTCATCGACCTGATGACCTCCGACAAACTCGCCAAGCAATGGGCTGACGAGACCGGGTTCTTCCCCAGCACCCAGAGTGCGCTCAAGCCGTACGCCAACAGCACCGACCCGTTGGTCGCGCCGTTCGCCAAGGCGATGTTGGAAGCCGGCCGCAACGTCCCCAACGCTCCGCAGTGGGGCAAGGTCGAGGGCAACAAGACGATCACCCAGATGTTGCAGTCGATTCTGACCGGTACCTCGGTCGATGACGCGACCAGCAAGGCCAGCGAGGCGATCACCGCGACCCTCAACGCCAACTGA
- a CDS encoding acyl-CoA dehydrogenase family protein, with protein MINLEIPRKFVPLVKQAGSMADEVFRPISRKYDLAEHDYPVELDLMSALIDGMSQSGATQGAGATGATKEAAAAEKVDEGGAKNGANLSSVLSIMETCRGDVGLTLSLPRQGLGNAAIAAVANDEQKARYAGRWAAMAITEPDVGSDSGAIRTTATKDGDEYVLNGEKIFVTAGERAELVVVWATLDRTLGKKAIKSFVVERSNPGLKLVRLEHKLGIRASDTAAFSLQDCRVPAVDLLGDPEIKTEGGFGGAMQTFDNTRPLVAAMAVGLTRASLDLATELLAQAGVKPDLDAPITTQSYAAASLIEMEADFEAAYLLALRAAWMADNGQPNSMEASMAKAKAGRTCVNVALKCVELCGATGYAETELLEKWARDSKILDIFEGTQQIQLLVVARRLLELSSSELK; from the coding sequence ATGATCAACCTCGAGATCCCCCGGAAGTTCGTGCCGCTGGTCAAGCAGGCCGGATCGATGGCCGATGAGGTCTTCCGGCCAATCAGCCGCAAGTACGACCTTGCCGAGCACGACTACCCGGTCGAACTGGATCTGATGTCCGCGCTGATCGATGGCATGTCCCAGAGCGGCGCCACCCAGGGCGCCGGTGCCACGGGAGCGACCAAGGAGGCGGCTGCCGCGGAGAAGGTCGACGAGGGCGGCGCCAAGAACGGCGCCAATCTGTCGTCAGTGCTGTCCATCATGGAGACCTGCCGCGGTGACGTCGGCTTGACGCTGTCCCTGCCGCGCCAGGGTCTGGGCAACGCGGCGATCGCCGCTGTCGCCAACGACGAGCAGAAGGCGCGGTACGCCGGTCGCTGGGCGGCCATGGCCATCACCGAGCCGGACGTCGGATCGGATTCGGGTGCCATCCGCACCACCGCCACCAAAGACGGCGATGAGTACGTGCTCAACGGCGAGAAGATCTTCGTGACCGCCGGTGAGCGCGCCGAACTCGTCGTGGTGTGGGCGACTCTGGACCGCACCTTGGGCAAGAAAGCCATCAAGTCGTTCGTGGTCGAGCGCTCGAACCCCGGCCTGAAGCTGGTCCGCCTGGAACACAAGCTGGGTATCCGCGCGTCGGACACCGCCGCCTTCAGCCTGCAGGACTGCCGGGTGCCCGCGGTCGACCTCCTGGGTGATCCGGAGATCAAGACCGAGGGCGGCTTCGGCGGCGCCATGCAGACCTTCGACAACACCCGGCCGCTGGTGGCCGCGATGGCCGTGGGTCTGACCCGCGCGTCCCTTGACCTCGCCACCGAGTTGCTCGCGCAAGCGGGCGTGAAGCCTGACCTGGATGCGCCGATCACGACCCAGTCGTACGCCGCGGCGAGCCTGATCGAGATGGAAGCCGACTTCGAGGCGGCCTACCTGCTCGCGCTGCGCGCCGCCTGGATGGCCGACAACGGACAGCCCAACTCGATGGAGGCCTCGATGGCCAAGGCGAAGGCCGGCCGCACCTGTGTCAATGTCGCCCTGAAGTGCGTCGAGCTCTGCGGTGCTACCGGGTACGCCGAGACGGAGTTGCTGGAGAAGTGGGCGCGTGACTCCAAGATCCTGGACATCTTCGAAGGCACCCAGCAGATCCAGTTGCTCGTCGTCGCCCGACGGCTGTTGGAGTTGTCCTCCAGCGAACTGAAGTAG
- a CDS encoding type II toxin-antitoxin system PemK/MazF family toxin, giving the protein MASSGWRSVFESVLSSVRKATQGAGSPRSGRGPAAAQTPPASDYPGDFTGMPPISYAPHADNRFDPGEIVWAWVPFEEDYSQGKDRPVLLIGTDGPWLLALPLTSKDHDRDAAQERRAGRLWINIGSGSWDSSGRSSEVRVNRTLRIDPARVRRQACALPSDRFQQVADAVRAAYQK; this is encoded by the coding sequence ATGGCTTCTTCGGGTTGGCGTTCAGTCTTCGAGTCAGTGCTCTCATCGGTCAGGAAAGCGACCCAGGGCGCCGGGTCGCCGCGATCCGGGCGCGGTCCGGCCGCTGCGCAAACGCCGCCCGCCAGCGACTACCCCGGGGACTTCACGGGCATGCCGCCGATCAGCTACGCACCGCACGCGGACAACCGGTTCGATCCTGGTGAGATCGTGTGGGCGTGGGTGCCGTTCGAGGAGGACTACAGCCAGGGTAAGGACCGCCCCGTCCTGCTGATCGGCACGGACGGGCCGTGGCTCCTGGCGCTGCCGCTGACCAGCAAGGACCACGACCGCGACGCCGCGCAGGAGCGTCGTGCAGGTCGGTTGTGGATCAACATTGGGTCCGGGTCGTGGGACAGCAGTGGCCGGTCCAGCGAGGTGCGGGTCAACCGGACGCTGCGGATCGATCCGGCCCGGGTACGCCGGCAGGCGTGTGCGCTGCCGTCCGACCGCTTCCAGCAGGTGGCCGATGCAGTACGGGCGGCCTACC
- a CDS encoding carbohydrate ABC transporter permease: MNSHSTPAMKVGKYAAAIALLVFTLFPIYFMLTTAVSNTNTSGADSLLPTSFTFRHFTDVMTKGHFSTYLVNSAIVTVITVVVSVFLALLGSVAIARFRFRFRTTVLVLVLIVQMLPAEALVIPLFLQMKQWHLLNSLIGLAVVYIAFSLPFAIWNLRGFVAAVPVELEEAAYLDGCGWWRMFRSVLLPLVTPGLIATGAFSFVLAWEEFTFALTFLSRDDRLTVGVGLQSFFGQNTNDWNGLMAASTIVTIPVVVIFVLAQKRMGAGLVAGSVK; encoded by the coding sequence ATGAACAGCCACTCCACCCCTGCGATGAAGGTCGGCAAGTACGCCGCCGCGATCGCGCTACTGGTCTTCACGCTGTTCCCGATCTACTTCATGCTCACGACCGCCGTGAGCAACACCAACACCTCGGGCGCGGACAGTCTGCTGCCGACGTCATTCACCTTCCGGCACTTCACCGACGTGATGACCAAGGGCCACTTCAGCACCTACCTGGTGAACTCCGCGATCGTCACCGTCATCACCGTGGTCGTGTCGGTCTTCCTGGCTCTGCTGGGATCGGTGGCCATCGCCCGATTTCGATTCCGTTTCCGCACAACGGTTCTGGTGCTCGTGTTGATCGTCCAGATGCTGCCGGCCGAAGCGTTGGTCATCCCACTCTTCCTGCAGATGAAGCAATGGCACCTGCTGAACTCGCTGATCGGGCTGGCCGTGGTCTACATCGCCTTCTCGCTGCCGTTCGCCATCTGGAACCTGCGTGGGTTCGTCGCGGCCGTGCCGGTGGAGTTGGAGGAAGCTGCGTATCTGGACGGGTGCGGTTGGTGGCGGATGTTCCGCTCGGTGCTGCTGCCATTGGTCACGCCCGGACTGATCGCCACCGGCGCGTTCTCGTTCGTGCTGGCCTGGGAGGAGTTCACCTTCGCGCTGACCTTCCTCTCCCGCGACGACCGCCTGACCGTGGGGGTCGGCCTGCAATCCTTCTTCGGCCAGAACACCAACGACTGGAACGGTTTGATGGCCGCCTCGACGATCGTCACGATCCCGGTTGTGGTGATCTTCGTGCTCGCACAGAAGCGGATGGGTGCCGGACTGGTGGCCGGGTCGGTCAAGTGA